One genomic segment of Bradyrhizobium prioriisuperbiae includes these proteins:
- a CDS encoding TauD/TfdA family dioxygenase: MSAFSVRPLIEGKPLPLLLQAGEAAGQPLGEALPLLRDTVDKHLLDCGGVVFRDFALDGPDAFRAFAADFGHPLLTYEFGSTPRSLVTKGVYTSTEYPAHQHIPLHNEQAYTRDWPMKIWFYCMQAAQEGGETPIADSRAIYRDMPQAIRARFVEKGLMYVRNYGSGLDVDWQQVFGTESRSEVEAYCAGHGIDCEWKDDGELRTRQVCQGAAKHPVTGDWVWFNQAHLFHSSNLEPEVRESLLDIVGDEVDLPRNVLYGDGTPIDDETLDTVRGVLETHKISFPWQTGDVVMLDNMLTAHARAPFKGPRKVIVAMAEAHRQA, from the coding sequence ATGAGCGCTTTTTCCGTCCGTCCGCTGATCGAAGGCAAGCCATTGCCGCTCCTGCTGCAGGCCGGGGAGGCGGCAGGCCAGCCGCTGGGTGAAGCGCTGCCGCTGCTGCGCGACACCGTCGACAAGCATTTGCTGGACTGCGGTGGCGTGGTCTTCCGCGATTTCGCCCTCGACGGCCCGGACGCCTTTCGCGCCTTCGCCGCCGATTTCGGCCATCCGCTGCTCACTTATGAGTTCGGCTCGACCCCGCGGTCGCTGGTCACCAAGGGCGTGTACACTTCGACCGAATATCCGGCGCACCAGCATATCCCGCTGCATAACGAGCAGGCTTACACCCGCGACTGGCCGATGAAGATTTGGTTCTACTGCATGCAGGCGGCGCAGGAGGGCGGCGAGACCCCGATCGCCGACAGCCGCGCCATCTATCGCGACATGCCCCAGGCCATCCGCGCGCGCTTTGTCGAAAAGGGCCTGATGTATGTCCGCAACTACGGCAGCGGCCTCGATGTCGACTGGCAGCAGGTGTTCGGCACCGAATCCAGGTCCGAGGTGGAGGCGTATTGTGCCGGCCATGGCATCGACTGCGAATGGAAAGATGATGGCGAGCTGCGCACACGCCAGGTCTGCCAGGGCGCCGCAAAGCATCCGGTCACCGGTGACTGGGTCTGGTTCAACCAGGCGCATCTGTTCCACAGCTCCAACCTGGAGCCGGAGGTGCGCGAGAGCCTGCTCGACATTGTCGGCGACGAGGTCGATCTGCCGCGCAACGTGCTCTATGGCGACGGTACACCCATCGACGACGAGACGCTCGACACCGTGCGCGGCGTGCTCGAGACCCACAAGATCAGCTTCCCCTGGCAGACCGGCGACGTGGTGATGCTGGACAACATGCTCACCGCGCATGCGCGGGCGCCCTTCAAGGGGCCGCGCAAGGTGATTGTCGCCATGGCTGAGGCACACCGGCAAGCTTGA
- a CDS encoding GntR family transcriptional regulator codes for MPPEYHLSATGGDKISSDSRILAMDIMFLYTYTRSMSISRIAPRPYLRDEVYTALKARLAELAVDLTVPIRVREEELAEALGVSRTPVREAMRRLELEGIITVQPRRGARLMPTSLPGYLEWLAIREMLEGLAAREAARDGAPDVAQRLRAVFAGFDADAIAARPADYATANAAFHALLIKESRNLLLERTWQSFGHLKMAGLRFIERLNRGPQSLSEHHDIIDAIEARDPDRAEALARLHIRLLREQVAATLTQFEDEAKDQR; via the coding sequence GTGCCGCCGGAATATCATCTGTCAGCCACCGGTGGTGACAAAATCTCCAGCGATTCCCGCATTCTCGCGATGGACATTATGTTTTTGTATACATATACAAGAAGCATGAGCATATCTCGCATCGCGCCGCGTCCGTACCTCCGGGACGAAGTCTACACCGCCCTGAAAGCCCGGCTGGCTGAACTAGCCGTGGACCTCACCGTGCCGATCCGGGTGCGGGAGGAGGAACTGGCGGAAGCGCTGGGAGTCAGCCGCACCCCGGTGCGGGAGGCGATGCGGCGCCTGGAACTGGAGGGCATCATCACCGTCCAGCCCCGGCGCGGCGCCCGGCTGATGCCGACCTCGCTGCCAGGCTATCTGGAGTGGCTCGCGATCCGCGAGATGCTGGAGGGGCTGGCGGCGCGCGAGGCCGCCCGCGATGGCGCACCCGATGTCGCGCAGCGGCTGCGCGCGGTCTTTGCCGGCTTCGACGCGGACGCGATTGCGGCGCGACCGGCCGACTACGCGACGGCCAATGCGGCGTTTCATGCGCTGCTGATCAAGGAAAGCCGCAACCTGCTGCTGGAGCGCACCTGGCAATCGTTCGGTCATCTCAAGATGGCGGGGCTTCGTTTCATCGAGCGGCTCAACCGCGGCCCGCAGTCGCTCAGCGAACATCATGACATCATCGATGCTATCGAAGCGCGCGATCCAGATCGGGCGGAAGCGCTGGCTCGGCTGCACATCCGGCTGTTGCGCGAGCAGGTCGCGGCGACGCTGACACAGTTCGAGGACGAGGCCAAAGACCAACGCTAG
- a CDS encoding MbtH family protein, with product MMVFDRDDVTFTVVINHEEQYSIWPTYKDIPNGWKAVGKTGTKKECLEYVEQVWTDMRPLTLRKFMDDNASSSAS from the coding sequence ATGATGGTTTTCGATAGAGACGACGTCACCTTCACCGTCGTGATCAACCACGAAGAACAGTATTCGATCTGGCCGACGTACAAGGACATTCCGAACGGCTGGAAAGCCGTCGGCAAGACCGGTACCAAGAAGGAGTGCCTGGAGTATGTCGAGCAGGTCTGGACCGACATGCGCCCGCTGACGTTGCGCAAGTTCATGGACGACAACGCTTCGTCATCCGCCTCATAA
- a CDS encoding Bug family tripartite tricarboxylate transporter substrate binding protein, with protein MLVVSRRWLGCAAVVMALGAYVNGASAQTYPSQSVKLLVGFAPGGPADIIARIVGQKLSEHWRQPVVIENRGGAGGNIAAVQAAKAEPNGSTILVTTSAFAVNPSLSSKAGYSPDEFRVAVIAATTPNLIVGAPNLPFATLADAIKAAKAQPMTYGTAGIGTTPHLSAEKIFSIVAKVPILHTPFTGAGPALNSVVGGHTPLASVALPAAVELVKGGQVKALAVTSNERIAALPDVPTAREQGLADDEDATWVAFFLPAKTPSAIVEKINADVNAVVSDKEVQQQLGKIGFRAVGGGVEQANRYVKSEIVKWGDVIGKLGLKLDQ; from the coding sequence ATGCTTGTGGTGTCGCGGCGCTGGCTTGGATGCGCTGCTGTGGTGATGGCGCTTGGCGCTTATGTGAACGGTGCGTCGGCGCAAACCTATCCGTCGCAATCGGTGAAGCTGCTGGTCGGTTTCGCACCGGGTGGCCCGGCCGATATCATTGCCCGCATTGTCGGCCAGAAGCTGAGCGAACACTGGCGGCAGCCGGTGGTTATAGAAAATCGCGGCGGCGCCGGCGGCAACATCGCGGCCGTACAGGCCGCCAAGGCCGAGCCGAACGGCAGTACCATCCTGGTCACCACCAGCGCGTTCGCGGTCAATCCCAGCCTGTCGTCGAAAGCCGGCTATTCGCCCGACGAATTTCGCGTCGCCGTCATCGCCGCCACCACGCCGAACCTGATTGTCGGCGCGCCCAATCTTCCCTTCGCGACCCTGGCCGACGCCATCAAGGCGGCCAAGGCCCAGCCGATGACCTACGGCACCGCCGGCATCGGCACCACGCCGCATCTGTCGGCGGAGAAGATCTTCAGCATCGTCGCCAAGGTGCCGATCCTGCACACGCCGTTCACCGGCGCCGGGCCGGCGCTGAACTCGGTGGTGGGGGGCCACACGCCGCTTGCGAGTGTCGCACTGCCGGCCGCGGTGGAATTGGTCAAGGGCGGCCAGGTCAAGGCTCTGGCTGTGACCAGCAATGAACGCATCGCGGCATTGCCCGATGTGCCGACCGCGCGGGAGCAGGGGCTCGCCGACGACGAGGACGCAACCTGGGTGGCGTTCTTCCTGCCGGCCAAAACGCCGTCGGCGATCGTCGAGAAGATCAATGCCGACGTCAATGCAGTGGTGTCGGACAAGGAGGTGCAGCAGCAGCTCGGCAAGATCGGCTTCCGTGCCGTCGGCGGCGGCGTCGAGCAGGCCAACCGTTATGTGAAGTCCGAAATCGTCAAATGGGGCGACGTGATCGGTAAGCTTGGTTTGAAGCTGGACCAATAG
- a CDS encoding thioesterase II family protein: MRLFCLPYSGGSAMAYARWRRLLPSWIDVQPVEWPGRGVRLDEPLLTDPHRLAAMLAAELLPRIDGPYALFGHSLGALIAFELAHELLDRGVQAPRLLIASGTEAPAVRDGSKWEQPLSDEELIGQLRDLQGTPDAALSNPEIMRMALPVLRADFLMCGAYGYRPRGPLPCPIQVLGGSDDKTSREALEAWHQETAAGFAIDVVEGHHFFIHAQQADVLKLVAAALVEQGGRPPPARMFPAQDFSRQA; encoded by the coding sequence ATGCGGCTTTTCTGTCTGCCATATTCCGGCGGGAGTGCGATGGCCTATGCGCGATGGCGCAGGCTGTTGCCGTCATGGATCGACGTGCAGCCGGTGGAATGGCCGGGGCGCGGCGTTCGTTTGGACGAGCCGCTGCTCACCGATCCGCATCGTCTGGCGGCCATGCTCGCTGCCGAACTTCTGCCCCGCATCGATGGACCCTATGCCCTGTTCGGGCACAGCCTCGGTGCCTTGATCGCGTTCGAGCTGGCGCATGAGCTGCTCGATCGCGGCGTGCAAGCGCCGCGTCTGCTGATTGCTTCGGGCACCGAAGCGCCGGCCGTGCGCGACGGCAGCAAGTGGGAACAGCCGCTGAGCGACGAGGAGTTGATCGGGCAGTTGCGCGACCTGCAGGGCACGCCCGATGCGGCGCTGTCCAACCCCGAGATTATGCGGATGGCGCTGCCGGTGCTGCGCGCCGATTTTCTGATGTGCGGCGCGTATGGCTATCGGCCGCGCGGGCCGCTGCCGTGTCCGATCCAGGTGCTCGGCGGCAGCGATGACAAGACCAGCCGCGAGGCCCTGGAGGCCTGGCACCAGGAAACCGCCGCTGGCTTCGCGATCGATGTCGTGGAAGGGCATCATTTTTTCATCCACGCCCAGCAGGCGGACGTCCTGAAGCTGGTTGCTGCCGCGCTGGTGGAGCAGGGCGGGCGGCCGCCGCCTGCACGGATGTTTCCGGCGCAGGATTTCAGCCGGCAGGCTTGA
- a CDS encoding LysR family transcriptional regulator, producing the protein MQSNRQRGAPSGNRGESSRRTSPDWESIRWFLEVARCGSFRAAAERTNVSINLLRRRIMDLEHALGLKLLTRQVTGVTVTPEGQPLLTIAAQMETASFSFAKASDRSKPIEGRVRLTVTEGLGTFWVVPRLVEFQRAYPKLLIDLNCAMISDDVETDVAIQLERPTSPDLKSVRLGRMHIFPFVSRSYVDTYGCPTSHEELLRHRIVLQMADRTRAGECYDQVFPGVPQLGFVSMTNNVSSAHYWAIAKGAGIGWLPTYAMAIGARVMPVNIGHVFPYDIWLAYHPDAAQIPRVRRLIDWTAEAFDARTFPWFSDEFIHPDELMKSYKGAPLANLFEGFLDSGIAR; encoded by the coding sequence ATGCAGTCAAATCGGCAACGGGGCGCTCCATCGGGAAACCGCGGCGAGTCCTCCCGCAGGACATCTCCTGACTGGGAGAGTATTCGCTGGTTCCTCGAGGTTGCCCGCTGCGGCAGTTTTCGTGCTGCGGCGGAACGAACCAATGTTTCGATCAATCTGCTGCGCCGGCGCATCATGGATCTGGAGCACGCGCTCGGGCTCAAACTCCTGACGCGGCAAGTGACAGGAGTAACGGTCACGCCCGAGGGGCAGCCATTGTTGACGATCGCTGCGCAGATGGAAACGGCTTCGTTCAGTTTTGCCAAAGCGAGCGACCGCAGCAAGCCGATCGAGGGCAGGGTCCGGCTGACGGTCACCGAAGGGCTGGGCACATTCTGGGTCGTTCCGCGACTGGTTGAATTTCAGCGGGCCTATCCGAAACTTCTCATCGATCTCAACTGTGCGATGATATCAGATGATGTCGAAACCGATGTGGCGATCCAGCTTGAACGGCCGACTTCGCCGGATCTCAAGAGCGTGCGTCTTGGCCGGATGCATATTTTCCCGTTTGTATCGCGCTCGTATGTCGACACCTACGGTTGCCCGACATCCCATGAAGAGCTGCTGAGACATCGCATCGTGCTTCAGATGGCCGACCGGACGCGGGCCGGCGAGTGTTATGATCAGGTGTTCCCGGGCGTTCCGCAGCTCGGTTTCGTATCGATGACCAACAACGTCAGCAGCGCGCACTATTGGGCAATTGCCAAGGGTGCCGGCATTGGCTGGTTGCCCACCTACGCGATGGCCATTGGCGCGCGCGTAATGCCGGTGAATATCGGTCACGTTTTTCCCTACGACATATGGCTGGCGTATCATCCGGACGCGGCTCAAATTCCGCGGGTGCGCCGGCTGATCGATTGGACCGCGGAGGCGTTCGACGCCCGTACTTTTCCATGGTTCAGCGATGAGTTCATTCATCCCGATGAACTCATGAAATCATACAAGGGAGCTCCGCTCGCCAATCTATTTGAGGGCTTTCTCGATTCCGGGATCGCGCGATAG
- a CDS encoding helix-turn-helix transcriptional regulator has translation MNRKTGAYDLEIGKRIRAQRLSRSMSQEDLADRLGVAFQQLQKYERGENRVSASRLREIALALKMPISSFYGEDRYAKPGSRSSDIGVQEFITSTRAITLLKNFARIKDASVQNLVVDLCEKLADK, from the coding sequence ATGAATCGCAAGACTGGCGCCTATGACCTCGAAATCGGCAAGAGAATCCGTGCTCAGCGGCTTTCGAGATCGATGTCACAAGAAGATCTGGCCGATCGCCTCGGCGTGGCATTTCAACAACTGCAGAAATATGAGCGAGGCGAAAATCGCGTCAGCGCGTCGCGGCTTCGCGAGATCGCGCTCGCCCTCAAGATGCCCATCAGCTCGTTCTATGGAGAGGATCGGTACGCCAAACCTGGCTCTCGCTCGAGTGATATTGGCGTGCAGGAGTTCATCACCAGTACGCGCGCGATCACCCTGCTGAAGAATTTCGCGCGGATCAAGGATGCCAGCGTTCAGAATCTGGTTGTCGATCTCTGCGAAAAACTGGCCGACAAGTAA
- a CDS encoding TonB-dependent receptor: MHDLVSRRVRRAVLLGAASYLVLSPDFVGGVAHAQTAGNLPAVTVDAPKPAVRRAATRSRATAAGPVRRRAAAPAPHQVEPVRFLSPSTAALGAPPAPYAGGQVATGGSLGLLGNRGVMDTPFNQTNYTAQLIQNQQARTIRDVLINDPSVRVIQAAGGGADGLFIRGFYYDSGDYGLNGLYGIAPYYSTQANFVDRVEVLKGPSALLNGMTAGGTGVASGGAVGGSVNLVTKHAPDFDITQLTATYASKSQFGLQTDIARRYGENKEWGVRFNGGYSNGKTPWNQTDEFGNAVLGLDYRGERVRVSADVGYQSDNLTRPMRFLTISPTTVFAIPPAPKAGSNFEPDWAYYRPTDTFTTVRGEVDVTDWATVYGAFGYHDSKIDYSMVSPTLTNRNATLTQFQLGGLRGTPFLGHETFETFAGEAGVRASVDTGPINHALNVNYSENDRTYTQVVRTAPAVSWNLYSTPSSISPVYGAIPQVNQATDVSLSSIGVSDTMSMFNKRLQVTVGVRRQTAGTEVTSYLSTGSRPQADSSVWSPAYAVLIKPVENISLYANYIEGLQSAIVVGSGFANVGTIFAPYQTKQAEAGVKVDLGRFTTTLSVFDITKPNVITLAASNTQQLDGEQRNRGVELNVFGEIIPSIRLLGGLAWIDGRQTKTQGGLNDGKWAIGVPTLNVNLGAEWDVPFIRDLTLTGAVIYTAQQYANEINTLQLPSWTRVDIGARYAFDSPWNGKPIVVRAKVENLLNEAYWASAYSGVITLGAPRTYLVSTTFNF; encoded by the coding sequence ATGCACGACCTTGTTTCCAGGAGAGTTCGACGCGCGGTTTTGCTCGGTGCGGCGAGCTATCTCGTTCTTTCACCTGATTTTGTTGGCGGTGTCGCGCATGCGCAGACCGCGGGCAATCTTCCCGCGGTGACGGTGGATGCGCCGAAACCCGCCGTGCGGCGAGCCGCGACAAGGTCGCGCGCCACGGCAGCCGGCCCCGTGCGCCGCCGTGCCGCGGCTCCGGCGCCGCATCAGGTCGAACCGGTTCGTTTTCTGTCACCCTCGACCGCGGCCCTCGGCGCGCCGCCGGCGCCCTATGCGGGCGGGCAGGTTGCGACGGGCGGCAGCCTCGGACTGCTCGGCAACCGCGGTGTGATGGACACACCGTTCAACCAGACCAATTACACCGCACAACTGATCCAGAACCAGCAGGCGCGCACGATTCGCGACGTGCTGATCAACGATCCCTCGGTGCGGGTGATCCAGGCCGCCGGTGGCGGTGCCGACGGCTTGTTCATCCGCGGTTTCTACTACGACAGCGGTGATTATGGATTGAACGGCCTCTACGGAATCGCGCCGTACTATTCCACGCAAGCGAACTTCGTCGACCGCGTCGAGGTGCTGAAGGGGCCGAGCGCGCTGCTGAACGGAATGACGGCGGGCGGCACCGGTGTTGCCAGCGGCGGTGCGGTTGGCGGTAGCGTCAATCTCGTCACCAAGCACGCCCCGGATTTCGACATTACCCAGCTGACTGCGACCTATGCGTCGAAATCCCAGTTCGGCCTGCAGACCGACATTGCCAGGCGTTACGGCGAGAACAAGGAGTGGGGTGTTCGGTTCAACGGCGGCTACAGCAACGGCAAAACTCCCTGGAACCAGACCGACGAATTCGGCAATGCCGTGCTGGGCCTCGATTATCGCGGCGAACGGGTTCGCGTCAGCGCAGACGTCGGATACCAATCCGATAATCTGACCCGGCCGATGCGCTTCCTGACGATTTCGCCTACGACGGTGTTCGCGATTCCGCCGGCGCCCAAGGCAGGCAGCAATTTTGAGCCGGACTGGGCCTACTACAGGCCGACCGATACGTTCACCACTGTACGCGGCGAAGTCGACGTGACGGACTGGGCGACCGTGTATGGCGCTTTCGGCTATCACGACAGCAAAATCGACTACAGCATGGTCTCGCCGACCCTGACCAATCGAAATGCCACGCTCACCCAGTTCCAATTGGGTGGTTTGCGAGGAACGCCTTTCCTGGGGCACGAAACCTTCGAGACATTCGCCGGTGAAGCTGGTGTGCGCGCCTCGGTGGATACCGGTCCGATCAATCACGCGTTGAATGTGAATTATTCGGAGAACGATCGTACCTACACTCAGGTCGTTCGAACTGCGCCTGCCGTCTCCTGGAATCTCTATTCTACGCCCAGCAGCATAAGCCCAGTTTACGGAGCCATTCCGCAGGTAAACCAGGCGACGGATGTCTCGCTATCGAGCATCGGCGTTTCTGATACGATGTCGATGTTCAACAAGCGACTTCAGGTTACCGTCGGTGTTCGGCGCCAGACGGCCGGAACCGAGGTTACCAGCTATTTGAGTACGGGGAGCAGGCCGCAGGCCGACAGCTCGGTCTGGAGCCCGGCCTATGCCGTTCTGATCAAGCCGGTCGAGAATATTTCGCTTTATGCGAACTATATCGAAGGGCTTCAGTCAGCCATTGTCGTTGGCAGTGGCTTTGCCAACGTGGGGACGATCTTTGCTCCCTATCAGACCAAGCAGGCCGAAGCTGGCGTGAAGGTCGATCTGGGCCGCTTCACGACAACCTTGAGTGTGTTCGACATCACCAAGCCAAACGTGATCACCTTGGCTGCATCGAATACGCAGCAGCTTGACGGTGAGCAGCGCAACCGCGGCGTCGAGCTCAACGTCTTTGGTGAAATCATTCCGTCAATCCGGCTGCTCGGCGGTTTGGCATGGATTGATGGCAGGCAGACGAAGACGCAAGGGGGCCTCAATGATGGTAAGTGGGCTATCGGCGTGCCGACGTTGAACGTCAATCTGGGAGCCGAGTGGGATGTTCCGTTCATCCGCGACCTGACCTTGACGGGTGCTGTGATCTACACCGCCCAGCAGTACGCGAACGAGATAAACACCCTTCAGCTGCCGTCATGGACCCGGGTGGACATCGGAGCGCGATACGCCTTCGACTCGCCATGGAACGGCAAGCCAATCGTCGTCCGCGCCAAGGTCGAGAACCTGCTGAATGAAGCCTATTGGGCGTCCGCCTACAGTGGCGTCATTACACTCGGTGCGCCGCGAACCTATCTGGTGTCGACCACGTTCAATTTCTGA
- a CDS encoding carbonic anhydrase, with translation MCLQCDVDAAHDTNSATRRLRFARRRFLAVAAGVTAGLAWSGPGFAKDKPPPKPDNVLSPDAALSRLMKGNERYVQGVSRRHDFKHEREPLTLGQNPFAGILSCADSRIAPEYCFDTGRGDLFVCRVAGNFANAESIASFEYAVHVLALPMILVLGHQACGAVDATIKSIQDNTTLPGHLPSLVEALSPSVKDVLNQPGNLLDNATRRNVIRTMEALRTATPILSKAVAEKKVLVAGGIYELATGRVAMIS, from the coding sequence ATGTGCCTGCAATGCGATGTGGACGCGGCCCATGACACGAACTCCGCCACGCGCCGTCTGCGTTTTGCCCGGCGCCGTTTTTTGGCGGTCGCCGCGGGGGTGACGGCGGGGCTGGCGTGGAGTGGTCCCGGTTTTGCGAAGGACAAGCCGCCGCCCAAACCGGACAACGTACTATCGCCCGATGCCGCATTGTCGCGGCTGATGAAGGGGAATGAACGTTATGTCCAGGGCGTGTCCAGGCGCCACGACTTCAAGCATGAACGCGAGCCGCTGACCCTCGGGCAGAACCCTTTCGCCGGCATTCTCTCTTGCGCGGATTCGCGCATTGCGCCGGAATACTGTTTCGATACCGGGCGCGGCGATCTCTTTGTCTGCCGCGTCGCCGGGAATTTCGCCAACGCCGAAAGCATTGCCAGCTTCGAATATGCCGTGCACGTGCTGGCGCTGCCGATGATCCTCGTGCTCGGTCACCAGGCCTGCGGCGCGGTCGACGCGACGATCAAATCGATCCAGGACAATACGACCTTGCCCGGCCACCTGCCGTCCCTTGTCGAGGCTCTCAGCCCGTCGGTGAAAGACGTACTCAATCAGCCCGGAAACCTGCTCGACAATGCGACCCGTCGCAATGTGATCCGGACCATGGAGGCGCTCAGGACCGCGACACCGATTTTGAGCAAGGCCGTGGCGGAGAAAAAGGTGCTGGTGGCCGGGGGGATTTATGAACTTGCCACCGGCAGGGTTGCAATGATCTCGTGA
- a CDS encoding PepSY-associated TM helix domain-containing protein, with translation MEPTFRQSMNWLHTWAGVVLGSVLFAVFWMGTLSVFDKEIDRWMAPTTRLEMPSAVISLDAQRATYAEAAAVGAPTWNIFMPNDRLPVVRTGWRGTAGVVLRYNDPATGNQLPDPGTLAGSGFLYPFHYHLHLYLLNIGFWLVGAAGMAMLVLCVSGVIIHRKIFVDFFTFRPQRNRRRAVLDLHNLAGVLGLPFHLVITLSGLVIFFNLYFPSGWIAAYGPTKLRVFTQETYGAFSRPKSNKPGPPLASFDTMAAEVHRLWPQDQIASVTVYYPGDAAAFVQINTSTIEQVTSLPKAAFFDAGTGALLFRQAELAPVMTTFRFLYGLHAIQFHHWTLRWLYFVLGIAGCVLIGTGFLFWLDSRRQRHAVLGLSGVRVVETLATASVTGLIVATLAFFVINRLLPLGLGGRSAVEIETFYAVWIASLIHAGLRSGRKGWREQSAAIAGLAILAVLLNAVTTGDSLLRTLGHRYLWPVAGMDLLLLLGAAFAIVATLKLRGVVVRPANVRPAGEEQRA, from the coding sequence ATGGAGCCAACCTTTCGGCAGTCGATGAACTGGCTCCACACCTGGGCGGGTGTCGTGCTCGGCTCCGTGCTGTTTGCTGTGTTCTGGATGGGGACCTTGTCGGTGTTCGATAAGGAGATCGACCGCTGGATGGCTCCGACCACCAGGCTGGAGATGCCGTCGGCTGTGATCTCGCTGGATGCCCAGCGCGCGACCTATGCTGAAGCGGCCGCAGTAGGCGCCCCGACCTGGAACATCTTCATGCCCAACGACCGCCTGCCGGTGGTGCGCACCGGCTGGCGCGGGACCGCGGGCGTTGTGCTGCGTTACAACGATCCGGCGACCGGCAATCAATTGCCGGATCCGGGCACGCTGGCGGGATCGGGCTTTCTCTATCCCTTCCACTACCACCTGCATTTGTACCTGCTGAATATCGGCTTCTGGCTGGTCGGCGCGGCTGGGATGGCGATGCTGGTGCTCTGCGTTTCCGGCGTCATCATTCATCGCAAGATCTTCGTCGACTTCTTCACGTTCCGGCCGCAGCGCAATCGCCGGCGCGCGGTGCTTGATCTGCACAACTTGGCCGGTGTGCTCGGTCTGCCGTTTCATCTGGTCATCACGCTGTCGGGGCTGGTGATCTTCTTCAACCTGTACTTTCCGAGCGGCTGGATCGCGGCTTACGGTCCGACCAAGCTGCGGGTCTTCACCCAGGAAACCTATGGCGCGTTTTCGCGTCCGAAGAGCAACAAGCCGGGGCCACCGCTTGCTTCGTTCGACACCATGGCGGCTGAGGTGCATCGGCTCTGGCCGCAGGACCAGATCGCGTCGGTGACGGTGTATTATCCCGGCGATGCGGCCGCGTTCGTCCAGATCAACACCTCGACGATCGAGCAGGTGACGAGCCTGCCGAAGGCTGCGTTCTTTGACGCGGGCACCGGCGCGCTGCTGTTCCGGCAGGCCGAGCTCGCCCCGGTGATGACGACCTTCCGTTTCCTCTATGGCCTGCATGCCATCCAGTTTCACCACTGGACCCTGCGCTGGCTCTATTTTGTGCTGGGCATTGCCGGTTGCGTGCTGATCGGCACCGGCTTCCTGTTCTGGCTTGATTCGCGCCGCCAGCGTCATGCGGTGCTGGGCCTGTCCGGCGTACGAGTGGTCGAAACGCTGGCAACCGCCAGCGTCACCGGATTGATTGTCGCGACGCTCGCGTTCTTCGTGATCAATCGCCTGCTGCCGCTCGGGCTCGGCGGGCGGTCGGCTGTCGAGATCGAAACATTCTATGCGGTCTGGATCGCGAGCCTCATTCATGCCGGATTGCGGTCGGGGCGCAAAGGCTGGCGCGAACAGAGCGCGGCGATTGCCGGGCTCGCCATCCTGGCCGTGCTGCTCAACGCCGTGACCACCGGCGATTCCCTGCTGCGGACCCTCGGCCATCGTTACTTGTGGCCCGTCGCGGGAATGGATCTTTTGCTGCTGCTCGGCGCCGCCTTCGCCATTGTCGCGACCTTGAAGCTGCGCGGTGTTGTGGTGCGACCCGCGAACGTCCGGCCTGCAGGGGAGGAGCAGCGTGCGTGA
- a CDS encoding DUF3325 domain-containing protein, translating into MRDLLFVTGLSAIVYCGFMSLALSQAKHWTRMVETSRCPPHVARRLRIMGWLALAATFAMSVSHDGASFGVLLWSCLISVAAIAVALTLASRPGWFGMVVAILRRIEPAPRGDL; encoded by the coding sequence GTGCGTGACCTGCTGTTCGTCACTGGCCTCTCGGCCATCGTCTATTGTGGCTTCATGTCTCTCGCGCTGAGCCAGGCCAAGCACTGGACACGGATGGTCGAGACCAGCCGCTGTCCGCCACATGTCGCGCGGCGGCTTCGCATCATGGGGTGGCTGGCATTGGCCGCCACGTTTGCGATGTCGGTGTCCCACGACGGCGCGAGCTTCGGAGTCTTGCTGTGGTCGTGTCTGATCAGCGTGGCGGCGATTGCCGTTGCCCTGACACTGGCCTCGAGGCCGGGCTGGTTTGGGATGGTGGTCGCGATTCTTCGCCGAATCGAACCCGCCCCGAGGGGCGATCTCTAA